AGGTATTCTAATGAAGTATGCCATTAAGACACGGTTTATCTTTCAGGGAACTTTCTCTGTGGAAGCTGAGAACAAATCCCAGGCGAAGGAATATGTGGAAAAACATTGCGGCCTTGTATTAGGGGGCGATATTCATTCCTCCCTTCCCTGCGAGGATGCGGATTGGGATTTTCCGGTTCATCCGGAAAAAATTATCGCCGGAGGAAGGAGGGTTTCTTAATGCTCAGGCTGAAAAGCAAGAAAACAGGTAAATACATAAAAGCTGATTCAATGGGCATGGTATGGGTATTTGAAACCAAAATAGAAGCAACATATTTTCTGAAGGTGAATAAGGCAAACCCAACAGATTTTATCTTTGAACCACTAGAGGAACTGGATAAAAAGAAGAACGGCGTTTGATTTATTAGACAGCACCGGCACGGATTTCTGTTGCCGTGGTTGATATTAAAATTACTGGGTTACTAAGTAACCCGGCAAAGGAGAAGCAAATGGCTTTTAAGAAAGCGGAGCGTACCCAATTGTATTTGCGGTGCGCGTTATTTGGCCCGTCAGGTTCCGGGAAAACCATGACGGCCTTGCTGATGGCGAAAGGGATTGCTGATAAGATGGGTGTTCCCTTTGCGGTCATTGATACGGAGGCCCGGTCGGCATCAAAGTATTCCGACCGCATCCCGTTTGATGTGGATGACCTTGCGAACAAGACGGTGGATACTTATATCGCCGCCATGAACGAGGCTATCAAGGCGGGGTACAAGGTGCTGGTGATTGATTCCCTGTCCCATGCGTGGCGTGAATTGACCGATGAGGTAGACCGCATCGCACAGAACAGCGTCAGTAAAAACACCTTTTCCCCCTGGGCCAAGGTAAACCCAAAACAAAAACGGTTTATCGACGCCATCCTTAACTTCCCCGGACACATCATCGCCACCATGCGGAGCAATACCGAATGGGTAATTTGTGAGGGGAAGAACGGAAAATCCTCCCCGGAAAAGGTCGGGCTAAAGCCTGAACAGGGCAAGGGAATTGAGTACGAGTTTGACCTGCTTATGGAAATGGACCAGAACCATCAGGCGACCGTTACCAAGGACCGGACCGGAAAGTTTCAGGATGAAACCATTACCAAGCCGGGGGAGGCTTTCGGTGTGGCCCTCTACGACTGGCTCTCAAGCGGTACGGTGGTTCCTGTACCAGAGGCAAAGCCCGCTAAACCCGTGAAGGCTAAGGCCGGAGACCCCAAAGCGGCCCCATCCGGCAAACCCCCTGCGGAACAGCCAATGGCTGGCAGCGTAAAGGAACGGGGTAAAGGTATTATCCAGGAAATAGGGATACTTATTACCGCCGCTGCCGAATCCGGACAAGCTTATTTTACCGAAACAGAAAAAGAAGAAGCCCGGGGAATCATCCACACTATTACTTTGGATGAAGCGGGTATCGGGGACCTGGAAGCCCTTAAATCTTTCCTGAACGATGAGCTTGCCAAGCGTAAAACCACCAATATGCCGCAAACGGCGGCCACACCTGCGGCCACCAAAGCCGCCTAATCGGGTTACTTAGTAACCGGAGCCAACCATGGCACATTACTTTTTCTCTGCGCCGATACGGTCACGGCTATATCTGTCATGGCAGTTTCGGCGTTTTTATTACAATCATTTCATAGGAGGAGGGTTTCAATGAAACCTCAGAATCACAGTTTTATAGACACCATAACCAATGGTGAATGGCGGAAATCATTACCGGCGATTTTTCCGGTATCCCAGAAGGAACCACAAAAGGCGCTTGTAAGAACGAGGCCAATACCTGCTACAACCGTTAAGCGGTCAAGGCCAAAGACACGGGTGGTAACACCAACCCAGACACGGGTACGCACGGTAGCGCGTGTGCCGAAAGCAAATGTCGAAATTATCCATTTGCAAAACCCGGACGATTACGACCGCGCATTGTTTGTATGCAAAGCCTGCTCAAAGATTGACGGAACACAATTTACATCAGTTATCCATGTTGAACCGATGAAAACCGGAAGCCGTCTTATCGGCACCGATGGTAAACGGCTGCATGTCGCCGAAGTAAAATCCATGATTAAGCCCGGTAATTACAAGCCCCTCATCACCAAAGACAGCATCGGTTTTGGCAAGCCGGAGACCGATGTTCAATTTCCCGATTGGGCTAAGGTGGTGCCTCTTACGGTGCGGAAACGGGGAACGATTGACCTTGGCGCGGTCAAAGGGACAAAAACCATCAAGGCGGATAAGCTGTCTGTCGTTATTCGCTCTTTCATGAAGCAGACCGGCGAAACCGTCAACCTGCGCTACCTTGAGGACCTCCCGAAAACCGCCTGGGCGGTGTATACCCAGCCGGAACAGCATAAGGCGTTTGTCTTGAAGCCCCAGGGGAATCTGAAAGGCATCTATGCAGTAATGGTGCCGAGCGCTGCATAAACGGACAGTATGTTTCTTCACCGGAAAAGGGAGTATGGCTCTGTCAGAGTTGTACTCCCTTTTTGTTTTTACCCATACAGTATAAAGGAGCAATGTCTATGAAAGAAATAGATGAAAAAGATGGAAAGCGGTGTACCTTGTACGATGTGAGCGAGGAAGCTAAGAAGGCAGATATTGAAATGCCGGTTTTGCTGGACGCTGAACTTGCCGGAAAGCTTGAGCCGTCTCCCTTTCTCACATCAATAGGCATCACCTTCAAACAACGCCTTGAAAATCTGCTCAGCCTTGTGCGTTCAAGCATAAAGCCGACGAAACAGGATGAAAAGCAGTTCGGTGTGCCGTTTATGGTTCTCAAAGGGCCATTGGTAAGCGAATCGTTCGTATTGGTGCATGTCAATATTGAAAGTAAAGACGGAAAGCCGTCAATCACGCTTAGTCAAATAAGCGAAATTGACGAGAACGATTAACGGTAATTCTTGTCAGGCGGTTCCGTATTGGAGCCGCTATTTCATTTCTTTTGGAGGTATGTATGTTTTTCTTGTTACCGCTGATACCGATAGTATCGGCAATTACGACAGGCGAAGTAATTGGTATCGGTTTAACCGCTATCGGCATTGGCGCCGGGATAAAAGGCTCCATTGATTTTCACCAGGCGCAATCCCTAGTGGATGACGCCCGGAGTGAATACAACTATATGGCCGAACGGATACGCTTGAAGGCACAGACAATTCAAAACCGGTTGATTGATTTCAGCAAATTAAAGTTGCAAACCTATACCGGGATTATTCATGAAGCAGTAACGGTATTGTCGCGGTTCAAAACCATTAACCTGTCATCATTCAAAGATATTCAGGTTGACACTGTCCGGTTTCTAAAGACCGAACTTGAAACGCTGGAAACATCCTGTGTCAAAGCAAGCGATGTACTGTCAAGTTTATCGGCTGGCATCAATGCGGCGGTGTATGACAAGTACAATTACAAGGACACACCCCCGTTGATAGAAACCATGGGAGGGTTTGGCATTAAAGGATTACCGCAAATCGAACTGCCCAATATACCCTATTCCGCTATCACCATGGCGGGGCTATCCTGGGGCATAAACGGCAATGTGGCATTGACCCGTTCGGAAGCTTCTGCGGCCGACATAAGCGCTGCAACAGAACGATTAAAACCGGCGCTGGCAGGGTTTAAGGTTATCGCAAAGCGGATATCAGAGGCCGAGACCTTAATTGCTTCGTTAAGCGAAAAACTTGCTGTTGCTATTGAAGAGCTATCCAAAACTGATGGTGAACACATTACCGCCATAGACGCCATGGGGATTGAAACGACGATTTCGCTTACAAAAGCATTAAAACAAATCATCGAGGTTGATATCGTCAGTGGAAATAGTCTTTGTAATAGTGAATCCGGTATCCTGTTCAAAAGAATATGGAAGGAGTACGGCAATGATGTATGATGAGAATGATTACGAGGAATTGCCGGATTACGATGAAGAGCAGGGTTACGGGGAAGACCCAGATGATTCAGGGTATCCGAAACTACCGGAACCTTCCCGAAGGCAAAACTA
This window of the Treponema primitia ZAS-1 genome carries:
- a CDS encoding ATP-binding protein; translation: MAFKKAERTQLYLRCALFGPSGSGKTMTALLMAKGIADKMGVPFAVIDTEARSASKYSDRIPFDVDDLANKTVDTYIAAMNEAIKAGYKVLVIDSLSHAWRELTDEVDRIAQNSVSKNTFSPWAKVNPKQKRFIDAILNFPGHIIATMRSNTEWVICEGKNGKSSPEKVGLKPEQGKGIEYEFDLLMEMDQNHQATVTKDRTGKFQDETITKPGEAFGVALYDWLSSGTVVPVPEAKPAKPVKAKAGDPKAAPSGKPPAEQPMAGSVKERGKGIIQEIGILITAAAESGQAYFTETEKEEARGIIHTITLDEAGIGDLEALKSFLNDELAKRKTTNMPQTAATPAATKAA